The genomic region AAGCAGCGCGCCGCGATGAAGCTGGCGCGCGAGGTGGAGGAGGCGTGGAGCAAGGCGGCCGCGGCCGCCGGGGAGCCCCGGCTCGCGCCGGCGGGAGTGTCCGCGGAGGCGCACGCGGCGTGGGAGCCGGCGAGCGCCGCGGAAGCTGACCCCGCTGCCGAGCCCGCGCCTCCCCGGAAGTACCGCCCCGGCCGCTTCGGCAACGTCTTCGGCGACACGGTGCACCGGGCCATCGGCGTGGCTCTCCGTCAGCCGGCGCTCGCTCCCGGGGCGGCGGTGGAGCGTGCCCGTACCGAGACCGGTCTCGAAGAGCACCTCGATGAAGCGGCCGACGACGTGGAGCGCGCCCTCGCGGCGCTCACCGCGGCTGGCCTGCGCCGCCCGCCCGGCAACGACCTCCGGCTCGAGTACCCGGTCGCTGCCGCGGCCGGCAAGAAACTCCTCGCGGGTTACGTCGACCTGCTCTCGGCCGCGGACGGCGCGCTCGAGGTGATCGACTTCAAGACCGACCAGCCGCCCGAGGGCGACGTACAGGATAGCCACCCGGACTACGTGGCCCAGGTCCGGCGGTACGGTGAGATCCTGGCCCAACTCGGGCTCTCCCAGGGCCGGACGGTGCGCTGCGGCCTGCTCTTCACGGCGGACGGGGGGCTTAGATGGACGTGACGAAAGGGAACCCGACCTGGGCCTTTCTGCGGCGGTTCCGCGTTGAGACCGAGGCATCGTGGCGATCCCTGCATCACTGGATCACTTCAGCGACGGCCGCTCTCGAGGACATTCAACGAGAGTTGGACGAGCTCGAGCGACGGTGGGCCGAGGCGCTTGCTCCGCTGGACGAAGTGTCCGCGATCGACTGGCGCAACTTCCGGCCTCTTCGCCTCGGTCGCGAGGAAGCCTGGAGCGACTGGCTCGCTCACCTGCTGGAGCAATCGGCGACCGGCGAGCTTGCACGATGTTTCTTGGGAACCGAGTTTGCGGTTGCCGATACCCGACGTCCCAACGTACTGCGCGAGGTTCGTACGGCGAACGGCGAACGGCGGGCCGATCTCGTCATCGAATGGAAGTCGGGTGAAGTCCTGCACATCGAGGTCAAGACCGGCGATCAGGATTTCGACAAGACCTTCGAGACGGCCGACCTGCTCAGCGCAAAGTACGGAAGCGGCCGAACATGGACTGATGCCATCTTGCTTCCACCCGAGGACGAGGGCCGCTGGCATCAGGCCGCAGAGAAAGTCGCAAACCCGCGCCAGATACGGACGTTGACCTGGCGCGGCGTTGCAGTGGGCGCACGGCGAGCGCTCCTAGAGAGTAAGGAGTCCACCTCCTGGCGCGCTTGGGCCCAGTCCTTCTGCGGCGCCGTCGAGCAGAGAATCTTGGGCTGTCAGCCGGCAGACTTTCGAGGGAGTCAGCACGGCCTCGCGCGGCGCGCGGCAGTTGTGTTGCAACTTGACCTGCTGAGGGAGGCTAGCAAGTGACTACGAACCGAGATTTCGTCAGCGAAGGCCTCACTGCCTATCCAGAGGCGAGACTTGCGGCAGCGACCTTCGAGATGGAGCTTCTGGAGCGAATCCGCCAATTTCTATCAACTTACAATTGGGGCCCTTTCACACCCGGAAGTCAGCGGTCCGAAGCCAGCGGCAACCTGAAGAATGGCTGGTGGATCTGCATGACACAGCCTTTGAAACTGGGCCGAGATGCCGCGATCATCGACGTTGGCTACTGGTGGAACGGTCCGGGAGCGCCCTACCCTGCGCTCATCTACTCGGCCTTCCACAAAGAGCCGGAGCAGCTCCTTGCGTTCCAGTATGACAACTCGGAACCGTCGGTGCGCAGCTTCTCCTGCTTCGACAAGACGTTCCTGACTTCACCGATGCCGAGCGACCTGGAACCGGGATCAATGCTGAGTGTCCAGGTCGGGAAGCTCATGGAAGTCTTGAAGAAGTCGCACCTTTGAGCTCCAGGAGCACTCGGGCTCGCGCGAGGCCGCACGGTTCGCTGCGGGCTCCTCTTCACCGCCGATGGCGGGATGCGCTGGGTCTGAGCCGCCTGGCCCTGGTCACATGAAACGAGGGCGGCGCGCCCCCGCAAGGCCGCGCGCCCTCCCCCCTCCAACGCCTACCAGCGCTTCGACTTCTTCCGCGTGAGCGAGCCGCGCGACCGCTTGCCCGCGGCCGGCGCGCTCCCCGTCTTGCCGCTCGCCGCCTTCGCCTTCGGCGCGCCGAACGACTCCGACATCACCTCCTGCGCGGAGGTGGTGGTCTCGAGGCCCGACTGACGCAGGACCGTGCAGGCGTCCTCGTCGAACATCCCCGCCACGCTCCGGCTCATGCCCTTGCGCATGCTGGCGCGGAAGGCGGTGCTCCCGGCGTAGGCGTCCTGGTCCTCGAGCCTGTCCATGATCATGCCGCAGGCGCGAGCCACCGCGTCGCGGCCGCGCCCCCGCAGCGAGCAGAGCAGCGTCCCGAGCACCTCCCGCGCGCCGGCGAAGTCGCCGCGCTGCGCGCGCTCCTCGGCCTCGATCTGCGCCCGGACGAGCTGCGCCAGCGCCACCAACTCGTCCACCGTCGGCGTGGCCGCGAGCTGCTCCTCCCCCGCCGCCACCCTGTCCACCTCCAGGGCGATCTCGAACCGCTCGCTCCGCGTCCGGCCGGAGTCGCCGTCCACCACCCGGTAGCTCCCCTCGACGAGCGCCACCGGGGTCCGCCCCGGCGCCGCTCGCTGGCCGAGCTGGAGGCCGAGGACGAGATGGCGCGCCTCCTCCGAGAGGAGGTCGGGCACGCTGATCTGGACCGCTCCCCCATCCACCTCGTGCGACTCCACGTCGGAGACCACGCTGGTGAGCCGCGTCCCCTCGGCTGGCCGGATCACGAGCTCGAGATCACGCGCGTAAGTCGAGAGGAGGCCGCCGAGCTCGCGCGCGAAGGCGGTGAGGGCATCCTCCGGGCTCTTCACGAAGGCGTAGTTGCCCTTCCCCTTGGTGGAGAGGTCGCGCAGGAGCTCCTGGTCCGCGTCCGCGCCGTACCCGAAGGCCGACACGGTCGCCTGGCCGAGGTTGCCTTCGAGCAGGTGGAGCAGGTCCGTCGACTTGGTCGCCACGCCGACGTTGGCGAGCCCGTCGGTGAACATGATCACCCGCCGCACCATGCCAGGCGGCAGGGCGAGCTCGTTCGCGAGCCGGAGCCCCTCGAACAGGCCTCCCGCGAAGTTGGTCGAGCCCTGGGGCCCGAGCTGGCCGATGGCTGCCTGGAGCGGCGCCTTGGCGTCGGGGCTCATCGCCGCCGGGGCCGCCACCACCCGCACCTCGTCGGTGAAGGTGACCACGCCGCAGAAGTCGCCGGGCGCGAGGTGCTCGACGAGCTTCATCACCGACTGCTTGGCGTAGTGCAGCTTCTCCCCGGACATCGAGCCGGAGACATCGATCACCGGAATGACGCAGACGGCGGGCCGGCGCGCCTGCCAGTCGATGGCGGGCGCCTCCAGCGTGACGGCGAGGTGGAGGTCCTGGGGCTGGTCGTGGCGGAGCTTCTCGTGGGTGAAGCGGGCGGTGGTCTTCATGCGCTCTGGTCTACGCGTCGGACGGACACGCCCTGGCACTTCACTTCCAGGACAGCCACAGCAACCATCCAATCAGGGCCAAGAGACTCAAGAAGGCCGATAGCGCCCACAGACTATCGTTTGGAATCCGGGCTCGCGGCATTGCTTGGAGCTCCCTCCTTGTCCATGGCGCAAAGGATTGTCTTCGCTGCGCGCTGGACCCTGCCCATGGAGCGCAGCACCCCGGCGCCGTCACCGCCTTGCCAGGCGATGTAGGTGGGCGAGGGAGCCCGCACCCCCAGCACGGCGCAGACGACCCAGGCGGTCGCGTCGGCCTCCGTCTCGCGCTCGGCGTGGCTCCTGCGCGGGGGTGGCCGCTTGGCCGCCAGCGCTCGCCGCCGCTCCTCCTGGTGCAGGATCTCGTGCGCGAGCTCGTGTGCCAGGGCGCGCAGACGCATGCGGCCCGAGAGGCCTGGCTCGATCTCGATCCGGCCGCCACAGGACCGGGCGAGGCTGTCTCCGCCGCCGCGCACGGTGACGACCTCGATGCCGAGCCTGGCCGCGGCCCGCTCCATCCGGCGGGCCTGGCGGCTCGGCCCACGAAGGTCGAGGCTGAGGCGTGGCACTTTCCGTCCGCGCGTCTGACGCACGTCCCACACAGACACGAGGGTGTAGGCAGCGCCCCGACGAACCGGCGCGAACACGCCGATGGGCCGCTCGCCGTCCTGCACGCGGCGGCCCAGCGACTCCCAGATGCGCCTTCCCGCGACGAGGGATGCGTCGCGCCGCTGCAGGAGGATGCAGAACTGGTTGAAGGGCGAGTAGCGCCAGAAGCGCGACATCGCGTCGAGCGCGGCGAGGAAGCCCGCGTCGCGCTTGACCGCATCCACCTCGGCGGCGAGCCGGGTCAGGTTGTCCCGCAGCGCCTGCCGGAGGCGCCTGCCGTCGAGCCGAGTCAGGTCGTCCATCCGCGCCTCCTCGCCGGGACCCCGGCGCTCGCTACTTCTCGTCCACGAAGAGGGTGCCCGCCGGCTTGCCGGCCTCGCACGTGCCGATCCGCCAGCGGCCGTCCGGCGACTCGTGCCAGCAGCTCCCCTCGATCACGGGCAGGTCGCCTGGGCAGGGCAGCGCGTGCCTGGCGCCGTCCCTAGCCCTCTGCTCCTGCTCCAGCACTTGGGCCGCCGTCGGCAGCGCGCGAGGAGGAGCGGCCTCGCAGCGCAGGTGAGCCGGACAGGGCTCCGACGCGGCGGCCCTCTTCGGCAGTGGCGCAGCCACTTCCTGGGCGGTGACGCAGCCGGTGGCCACAACGAGCAGCACGCTGAGCACGGTGATTCGATTCATGGTTGGGCCCCCCCGGCCTGTAGCTGCGGCCACCCTAGACCGCCGACGGACATGCGCCGGGAGGGCGGCGTCAACTCGGAGAACGGCGCGTCCGCCCGCCGCGTACACTCCTCTTCTCAGTGGAAAGGAGGCCATCATGCCGACAACGATTCCGCCGGAGGGACCCGCGAGGTCGCGCGCCCGTGGCGCCGTGCTCGGCCTGGCGGTGGGCGACGCGCTCGGGACCACCCTCGAGTTCACCACCCCGGCGCCGTGCTCTTTTCGGGCACTCATTTCGGGACCTCACGACGAGCTGACGGGCGGCGGCCCCTTCTCGCTCGAGGCGGGCCAGATCACCGACGACACCCAGATGGCCAGCTGCCTCGCCCTCTCGCTGCGAGAGCGGCGCGGCTTCGACGCCGACGACGTCGCGTCCCGCTACCTGGCCTGGAGGGATCACGCCTTCGACATCGGGAGCCAGACCAGCGCGGCGCTCGCGGCCATCGCCAACGGGACCCGCCCCGCCGACGCAGGCCGCGAGGTCTGGCAGGGCCGTCACCCTCGCCCGGCAGGGAACGGGTCGCTCATGCGCACCGCCCCGATCGGCGTGGCCTTCGCCATGGACCCGGCGGCGCGGCGCGACGCCGCCCTGCGCGACTCGGCGCTCACCCACTACGACCCGCGCTGCCTCCTCGCCTGCACGGCCTTCGACGCGGCGCTGGCGGCCGCGATCACCGGGGCAGCAGGCACCCGAGAGGAAGTTTTGGCAGCGGCGCGCGAGGAGCTCGAGCCGGCACTCCTGGCGCTGCGGGGCGCGCCCGGGCTCACCGATCAGGAGGTCCGCGAGGCCGCCGAGGCACTGGCGGGCGACCTGCACCTCGCCTCGCGCAGCGACCCGCTCCTCTACGGACCGGACCTCCACCTGCACACGCACCAAGGCTTCGTGCGCGTCGCCTTCCGGCTCGCCTTCTGGGAGCTTCTGCACGCGCCCGATTTCCGCTCGGGGCTCGTGGACGTCGTGAACCGCGGCGGCGACGCCGACACCAACGGCGCCATCGCGGGCGCGCTCCTCGGCGCATTCTTCGGAGCGGCCGCCATCCCGCGCCGCTGGACGGAGCGGGTGCTGGGCGCCCTCGAGGATCGGCCGGGGCCGCTGCGCGACCTCTACCATCCGCGGCGACTGCTGGAGCTGGTAGACGGTTGAGCGGCCGGGGCGCGGCGCCCGCTAGAACCCGATGGCACGCGGAGACGCCCGCTTCGCCGCCACCTCCGCGGCGAGCTCGGCGAGGAGCGCCTCCGGCTCGTAGCTCCCCCCCAGCACCCGCACCCGGCGCGCCACGGCGGCAAAGTCGCCGGGAGCCAGGTTCGGGAAGTGGCGCAGCTCGTACGCGACGCGGACCTGGTCCTCCGGCGCGAGCGGCCGCGCCAGCAGCGGAGCGAGCCGCGTGCGGAAGAGCAGCAGCGCCTTATCCGGGGTGAGCCATCCGAACTCCACCTTGAAGGCGAAGCGGCGCAGCGCCGCCTCGTCGAGGTCGCGGTAGAGGTTGGTGGTGCAGGCCACGAAGCCCGGGTGCCGCTCCAGCTGTTGCAGGAACTCGTTCACCAGGGTCGTCTCCCAGTGGCGCACCGCCCCCCGCCGGTCGCGCAGGAAGGAGTCCGCCTCGTCGAAGAGGAGCACGGCGTCGCTGGCCGCCGCCTCGCGGAAGGCCTGGGCCAAATTCTGCTCCGACTCGCCCAGCCACTTGCTCTCGATGTCCGACACCCGCCGCGCCACCACCCGCTGGCCCATCCGATGCGCCAGATGGTGCACGTACTCCGACTTGCCGGTGCCCGACGGGCCGTAGAGGCAGAGCGAGAGCCCGGGCCCCCCTCCGGCGCGCCACCCGGCCAGCCGGTCGGCGAGCGCGGCGAGATCGACCGAAGAGCACGCCGCCTCAACCCGGTACGCAGCCGGATCGAAGGCCCACTCCTCCCCGCCGCGGCCGCCCAGCAGCCCCACCATCGGCGAGAGCACCGCCTCGATCATGGCGCGCTCCGGCGCTCCGCCTTCCGCCACCAGCCGGGCGGCGGCCACCGCGCTCCCGATCTCGGCCGGGCTCACCGCGAAGCGGGCGGCGAGCCGGCTCACCTCGGGCTCGGGCAGCGCGCCTGCGCCGAGGTGGCGCCTCCAGACCCGCTCCCGCTGGAGCGCGCCCAGCGGCCGGAACTCGATGGCGTAGGTGAAGCGGCGCCGGAAGGCCGGATCGAAGCTGGCGTCGTTGGTGGCCCAGATGCACGGCACCGGGTTCTGCTCCAGCAGGCGAGTCATCCACTGCTTCGAGGCTCGCATCGTCCGCTCGGTGCTGAAGAAGGACGCGGGCTCGAGAAGGTCCTCCAGCTCGTCGAAAAGGAGCACGGCGTCGGTGGCGGCGAGGACCCGGTTGCCGAGCAGGAGCGAGGCGAGCCGCTCCTGGGAGGACGGCGACTGGCCGGCGCCGTCCTGGAGCCCGGCCACGTGCACCTGCGCGCCTACCGCCCGGGCGAGGAGTCGGGCCAGCTCGGTCTTCCCGGTACCGGTCGGGCCGTGGAAGAGGAGGTTCACGCCCGGCCGGCGCTGCGCCAGGGCCGCCTTGAGGAGGCGGCGCGCCACTTCCACCTCGGCCCCGAGGTGCGCGAAGTCGTCCGGCGCGAGCGTGGGCGGCGGCGCCAGCGGCAGGAAGGTAGCGAGGAGCCGGTCCCGGTCGAGCGCGGGAGTGACCACCAGCTCGAGCACCCGTGCGTCCACGACGAGCTTGTGCTCGAGATGGCCGAACTCGTCGTCGATCCTGACGATCCCCGAGGTGAGGAGCCGCCCGGCAGGCGAGAGCGACTCCGCCACCTCCGCACGGGTGAGGCCGGTGGCCACCGAGACGAGCTCGATGCAGCCGAGGCGCGACAGCGCCGGGTAGGCGTCGGTGACGTCCTCCAGGTCTGGCGAGAGCCGCTGCGCGGCCACGAACTGGAGCACCGCCCGCTCCGGGTCGGTGAGCCCGACGGTGTCGGCGAGGAGCGCCAGGTTCGCGGCCGCCGGCTCGGCGGGCGGTGGGATCTCCGCTCCCTCGCGACGGCGCCGGAACGCCTTGAGCCGCTCCCGGAACTCCTTGGCGTCCCGGGGGGCGGTGCGCTCGCGGCCGCCCTTCAGCGCCTGCGCCAGCAAGGGGTACTCCTCGGGGCTGCGGCCGGAGTTCCGCTCCAGCCGCGCGAGCAGGTTGCCGGCCAGGAGCAGGTTCCTGGCGTAGGCGACGAGCGCGCTGGCGAAGAGCTCCTGGTCGTCGCCGCCCCGCCTGCGGTTGCGGCCAGTGCGCCGCCGGATCATGTCGAAGGGGTTGTGGCCCGCCATGCGCTCGAGACTAAGCCTGCGACGGACACGCCCGGAGCGGCGGGCTGAATGCGCCGGATCATGGCGGGCTTCCCGCTTTCCCGTACCGTGGACCCATGCCACCCACGGTCCGCGTCCACCCCGCCGATACGCTCCGCCCGAGCCTGTCGCAGGCCGAGCGAGCGGTCCACGCCGCCATGAAGAGGGGGCTGCCGCCGGGCTGGACCGCCTGGCACTCGCTCCGCATCCGCACCAAGGACGGCTACCTGGGCGAGGGCGACTTCGTGCTGGCGCACCCGGAGCACGGGCTCCTGGCCCTCGAGGTGAAGGGCGGGCGCATCGAGCAGCGCGACGGCGTCTGGCGGCAGAACGGCGTGCTCATGGAGCAGTCGCCGCTCGACCAGGCGCACGGCTTCCTGAGGAAGCTCACGAAGCGGCTCTCCGACGACGGCTGCCAGGCCCCGGCCTTCGGCGCCGCGGTCTGCTTCCCCGA from Anaeromyxobacter paludicola harbors:
- a CDS encoding vWA domain-containing protein produces the protein MKTTARFTHEKLRHDQPQDLHLAVTLEAPAIDWQARRPAVCVIPVIDVSGSMSGEKLHYAKQSVMKLVEHLAPGDFCGVVTFTDEVRVVAAPAAMSPDAKAPLQAAIGQLGPQGSTNFAGGLFEGLRLANELALPPGMVRRVIMFTDGLANVGVATKSTDLLHLLEGNLGQATVSAFGYGADADQELLRDLSTKGKGNYAFVKSPEDALTAFARELGGLLSTYARDLELVIRPAEGTRLTSVVSDVESHEVDGGAVQISVPDLLSEEARHLVLGLQLGQRAAPGRTPVALVEGSYRVVDGDSGRTRSERFEIALEVDRVAAGEEQLAATPTVDELVALAQLVRAQIEAEERAQRGDFAGAREVLGTLLCSLRGRGRDAVARACGMIMDRLEDQDAYAGSTAFRASMRKGMSRSVAGMFDEDACTVLRQSGLETTTSAQEVMSESFGAPKAKAASGKTGSAPAAGKRSRGSLTRKKSKRW
- a CDS encoding zincin-like metallopeptidase domain-containing protein encodes the protein MDDLTRLDGRRLRQALRDNLTRLAAEVDAVKRDAGFLAALDAMSRFWRYSPFNQFCILLQRRDASLVAGRRIWESLGRRVQDGERPIGVFAPVRRGAAYTLVSVWDVRQTRGRKVPRLSLDLRGPSRQARRMERAAARLGIEVVTVRGGGDSLARSCGGRIEIEPGLSGRMRLRALAHELAHEILHQEERRRALAAKRPPPRRSHAERETEADATAWVVCAVLGVRAPSPTYIAWQGGDGAGVLRSMGRVQRAAKTILCAMDKEGAPSNAASPDSKR
- a CDS encoding ADP-ribosylglycohydrolase family protein, which produces MPTTIPPEGPARSRARGAVLGLAVGDALGTTLEFTTPAPCSFRALISGPHDELTGGGPFSLEAGQITDDTQMASCLALSLRERRGFDADDVASRYLAWRDHAFDIGSQTSAALAAIANGTRPADAGREVWQGRHPRPAGNGSLMRTAPIGVAFAMDPAARRDAALRDSALTHYDPRCLLACTAFDAALAAAITGAAGTREEVLAAAREELEPALLALRGAPGLTDQEVREAAEALAGDLHLASRSDPLLYGPDLHLHTHQGFVRVAFRLAFWELLHAPDFRSGLVDVVNRGGDADTNGAIAGALLGAFFGAAAIPRRWTERVLGALEDRPGPLRDLYHPRRLLELVDG
- a CDS encoding AAA family ATPase — its product is MAGHNPFDMIRRRTGRNRRRGGDDQELFASALVAYARNLLLAGNLLARLERNSGRSPEEYPLLAQALKGGRERTAPRDAKEFRERLKAFRRRREGAEIPPPAEPAAANLALLADTVGLTDPERAVLQFVAAQRLSPDLEDVTDAYPALSRLGCIELVSVATGLTRAEVAESLSPAGRLLTSGIVRIDDEFGHLEHKLVVDARVLELVVTPALDRDRLLATFLPLAPPPTLAPDDFAHLGAEVEVARRLLKAALAQRRPGVNLLFHGPTGTGKTELARLLARAVGAQVHVAGLQDGAGQSPSSQERLASLLLGNRVLAATDAVLLFDELEDLLEPASFFSTERTMRASKQWMTRLLEQNPVPCIWATNDASFDPAFRRRFTYAIEFRPLGALQRERVWRRHLGAGALPEPEVSRLAARFAVSPAEIGSAVAAARLVAEGGAPERAMIEAVLSPMVGLLGGRGGEEWAFDPAAYRVEAACSSVDLAALADRLAGWRAGGGPGLSLCLYGPSGTGKSEYVHHLAHRMGQRVVARRVSDIESKWLGESEQNLAQAFREAAASDAVLLFDEADSFLRDRRGAVRHWETTLVNEFLQQLERHPGFVACTTNLYRDLDEAALRRFAFKVEFGWLTPDKALLLFRTRLAPLLARPLAPEDQVRVAYELRHFPNLAPGDFAAVARRVRVLGGSYEPEALLAELAAEVAAKRASPRAIGF